A stretch of the Salmo salar chromosome ssa20, Ssal_v3.1, whole genome shotgun sequence genome encodes the following:
- the gfpt1 gene encoding glucosamine--fructose-6-phosphate aminotransferase [isomerizing] 1, translating to MCGIFAYLNYHVPRTRREILEILLKGLLRLEYRGYDSAGVGIDGGNGKEWEANARSIQLIKQSGKVKALDDEITKQQDMDMDVEFDVHLGIAHTRWATHGAPSPVNSHPQRSDKSNEFIVIHNGIITNYKDLRKFLESKGYEFESETDTETIAKLVKYMYDNRESEDLSFATLVERVTQQLEGAFVLVFKSVHYPGEAVGTRRGGPLLIGVKSDHKLSTDHIPILYRSSGKDKKGCPTLPRMEQDTCHTLFAEDKKSVEYYFASDASAVIEHTNRVIFLEDDDVAAVTNGRLTIHRIKRTAGDHPARAIQTLQMELQQIMKGNYSSFMQKEIFEQPESVVNTMRGRVNFDDNTVILGGLKDHIKEIQRCRRLILIACGTSYHAGVATRQVLEELTELPVMVELASDFLDRNTPVFRDDVCFFISQSGETADSLMALHYCKERGALTVGVTNTVGSSISRETDCGVHINAGPEIGVASTKAYTSQFVALIMFALLMCDDRISMQPRRREIIQGLRVLPDLIKEVLSLDDEIQRLAAELYQQKSVLIMGRGYHYATCLEGALKIKEITYMHSEGILAGELKHGPLALVDKLMPVIMIIMRDHTYTKCQNALQQVVARAGRPIVICDKDDYETAKCSSRTIKVPHCVDCLQGVLSVIPLQLLSFHLAVLRGFDVDFPRNLAKSVTVE from the exons ATGTGTG GAATTTTTGCCTATCTGAACTACCATGTGCCACGGACTCGCCGGGAGATCCTGGAGATCCTCCTCAAAGGCCTGCTCCGTCTCGAGTACCGTGGCTACGACTCTGCCG GTGTTGGAATTGATGGAGGGAACGGCAAGGAATGGGAGGCCAATGCCCGGTCTATTCAGCTGATCAAGCAGAGCGGAAAAGTGAAGGCTCTTGACGATGAGATCACCA AGCAGCAGGACATGGATATGGATGTGGAGTTTGATGTCCACCTTGGCATCGCCCACACTCGCTGGGCTACCCATGGTGCCCCCAGCCCTGTCAACAGCCACCCACAAAGGTCTGACAAGAGCAACG AGTTCATTGTCATTCATAATGGAATTATCACAAACTACAAAGACCTGCGGAAATTCCTG GAGAGCAAGGGTTATGAGTTTGAGTCCGAGACCGACACAGAGACCATTGCCAAGCTGGTGAAGTACATGTATGACAACCGTGAGAGTGAAGACCTCAGCTTTGCTACTCTGGTGGAGAGAGTGACCCAGCAGCTG GAGGGAGCTTTTGTCCTGGTCTTCAAGAGTGTCCATTACCCTGGGGAGGCAGTAGGCACTCG GAGGGGAGGTCCTCTGCTTATTGGGGTGAAAAGTGACCACAAGCTGTCCACAGATCACATTCCTATCCTGTACCGATCAT CCGGTAAGGACAAGAAGGGCTGCCCCACCCTGCccaggatggagcaggacacctGCCACACACTCTTCGCTGAGGACAAGAAGTCTGTGGAGTACTACTTTGCCTCTGATGCCAG CGCGGTGATTGAGCACACCAACAGGGTGATCTTCCTGGAGGATGATGACGTGGCAGCGGTGACGAACGGACGACTCACCATCCACCGCATCAAGCGTACAGCCGGAGACCACCCTGCCCGCGCCATCCAGACCCTACAGATGGAGCTGCAGCAGATCATGAAGG GTAACTACAGCTCCTTTATGCAGAAGGAGATCTTTGAACAGCCAGAGTCTGTGGTCAACACCATGAGAGGAAGGGTCAACTTTGATGACAACACGG TAATCCTGGGTGGACTGAAGGATCACATTAAAGAGATCCAAAGGTGTCGACGGCTCATCCTAATCGCCTGTGGCACCAGTTACCATGCTGGGGTGGCG ACTCGCCAGGTACTGGAGGAGCTGACTGAGCTGCCTGTTATGGTGGAGCTGGCCAGCGACTTCCTGGATAGAAACACACCAGTGTTCCGTGACGACGTCTGCTTCTTCATCAGCCAATCAG GTGAGACAGCAGACAGCCTGATGGCCCTGCACTACTGTAAGGAGAGAGGAGCCCTGACGGTGGGCGTCACCAACACAGTGGGCAGCTCCATCTCCAGAGAGACCGACTGTGGGGTGCACATCAACGCTGGGCCAGAGATAGGAGTGGCCAGCACCAAG GCCTACACCAGTCAGTTTGTGGCCCTGATTATGTTTGCGCTGTTGATGTGTGATGACAGGATCTCCATGCAGCCACGGCGACGTGAGATCATCCAGGGCCTGAGGGTTCTGCCAG accTGATCAAGGAGGTGCTGAGTCTGGATGATGAGATCCAGAGACTGGCCGCAGAGCTGTACCAGCAGAAGAGTGTTCTCATCATGGGCCGAGGCTACCACTACGCCACCTGCTTGGAGGGAGCACTG aaaaTCAAGGAGATCACGTACATGCACTCAGAGGGCATCCTGGCTGGGGAGCTGAAGCACGGCCCTCTGGCCCTGGTCGACAAACTCATGCCCGTCATCATGATCATCATGAGAGACCACACCTACACCAAGTGTCAGAACGCACTTCAGCAGGTGGTGGCCCGCGCG GGCCGACCCATCGTGATCTGTGACAAGGATGACTATGAGACTGCCAAGTGCTCAAGCCGCACCATCAAAGTGCCGCACTGTGTGGACTGTCTGCAGGGTGTTCTGAGTGTCATCCCCCTGCAGCtgctctccttccacctggctgtgctCAGGGGCTTTGAT GTGGATTTCCCAAGGAACCTGGCCAAGTCTGTGACGGTAGAGTGA